In the Streptomyces coeruleoprunus genome, ACGACTGGCTCTCGCTCGGCGCCCTGAAGATCTACACGGACGGCGGCATGATGGCCCGTACGGCCGCGCTCACCGCGCCGTACGAGGGCACGACCCACACCGGCCAGCTCCAGGACGACCCCGACCGCCTGGCGGACCTCGTCGTGGACGGACACCTCGCCGGCTGGCAGCTCGCCGTCCACGCCATCGGCGACCGCGCCGCCGACCTGGCGCTGGACGCCCTGGAGCGCGCCCAGCGGCTGCGCCCCCGCCCCGGCGCGCGCCACCGTATCGAGCACGCCGGCCTGATCCGCCCCGACCAGCTCCCGCGCTTCGCCCGCCTCGGCGTCAGCGCCGTCGTCCAGCCCAACTTCCTGCGCCACTTCGGCGACGACTACGCCACCATCATGGGCGAGGAGCGCGCCCCCTGGATGTACCGCGGTCGGGGCTTCCTGGACCACGGCGTCACGCTGGTCGGCAGCTCCGACCGGCCCGTCACGGACGGATCGCCGCTGCGCGCCGTCCAGTTCATGGTCGAGCGCGCCTCCCTCTCGGGGCGGTCCATCGGACCCGACGAGGCGATCACCGTCGACGAGGCGCTGCGCGCCTACACCGTCGCCGGGGCGTACGCCTCCCACTGGGACGACAGCGCCGGCACCCTCACCCCCGGCAAGCGCGCCGACTTCGTCGTCCTCGGGGACGACCCGCGCCACGTCGACACCTCCAGGATCGGGGACATCGAGGTCGTGGCGACCTTCGTGGACGGACGCGAGGCGACGGAAGGGAAGAACCTGTGAGCACACCGGCCGGCACGCTCCAGCGGTACGCCCACCTCTGGGAGGAGCAGGTGACTCCGCCGCGGTGGGTCATCTGGAACACGGGCGACGAGGCCCTGGTCTTCGACCGGTTCCTCAACCTGCCCGCGCCCGTGGACGACCCCGATCTGGACGACGTCGTGCGCAGGATGCGCGCGGCCGGAGTGCAGGAGACCGGCGAATACCCGGGACGACCGTGCGGCTGACGACGGCTCCGGCACACCTCGGCACCGACCCCCTGCCGGACGTCTGGGAGCCCGGCACCGCGCGGCCGCACCTGTGGGCGGTCCGCGTCACCGAGTACGCGACGCGGGCCTCCGCCCAGGAGCACCTGCTCGACGGTGAAGAACGGGCCCGGTGCCAGGGCTTCGCGCGGCCCGCGGACCGGGACCGCTACCGCGTCGCCCATGTGGCGCTGCGCCGCCTCCTCGGGGCCTACCTGGACCGGGACCCGGCCGCCGTGCCGTTCGTGCGTGAGCCCTGCCCCGGCTGCGGCGCGCCCCACGGCCGTCCCGCCGTGCCCGGCGCACCCCTGCACTTCTCGCTCTCGCACGCCGGGGACGTCGTCCTGCTCGCCTTCGCCGGCGCACCGGTCGGCGTCGACGTCGAGGAGGAACCGTCCGCCGAGGTGGCGGCCGAGGTGGCGGCCATGCTGCACCCGGCCGAACGGGCCGAGGTCGCCGGTCTGCCGCTGCCGGCCCGCCCCTCCGCGGTGAACCGGTGCTGGGCCCGCAAGGAGGCGTACCTGAAGGGCGTCGGCATCGGACTGGGCGAGGACCCCTCGGTCACGTACGTCGGTACGGGCACGACGCCGGCGGCCCCGCACGCCTGGACCCTGACCGATGTGGCCTGCCCGCCCGGCTACGCCGCCGCCTGCGCCGTCCGCACGGCGAACGTCGGTACGGGGGCCACGGGGACCGGACTTGGCGACCGCCTTAGGTAAGGCTAACCTTGGCTTGTCTGTTTCATCGAGGTGAACG is a window encoding:
- a CDS encoding 4'-phosphopantetheinyl transferase family protein encodes the protein MRLTTAPAHLGTDPLPDVWEPGTARPHLWAVRVTEYATRASAQEHLLDGEERARCQGFARPADRDRYRVAHVALRRLLGAYLDRDPAAVPFVREPCPGCGAPHGRPAVPGAPLHFSLSHAGDVVLLAFAGAPVGVDVEEEPSAEVAAEVAAMLHPAERAEVAGLPLPARPSAVNRCWARKEAYLKGVGIGLGEDPSVTYVGTGTTPAAPHAWTLTDVACPPGYAAACAVRTANVGTGATGTGLGDRLR